AGATCGTCAGCGTAGAGAGAGACCTTATGTTTTACGCCACCCCTAAGGATGCCTTCAATCCCAGTGTTGTCTCTGAGCGAGATTGCAAGCGGCTCTATAGTTCCTGAAGGCGTCATTAATCTCAGCAGGGTTAGAGGTAATTTCACCAGTGTCAGAACCTATCCCAGCTATAAGTTGTTTGGCTCTACGTCCTTTTAGCAAATTAGCAAGTAGCATCCCTGATTTCTCCCCCTGTTCATATAtcaaactgttgtttttttaataggaTATTTTGTGTTTGATGGGTTgactacggtggccgacacgtgcaaacgcgctgcaaacggcgaaacaattccaacagtaaaatgctgcaagagaaaaatgcggcaataacaaaaacgaccggaacacacgcgctgcaaaccccaaaacacatgcaagacagaaacgctgcaaacttcaaaacacatgcaagataaaaatgctgcaaacttcaaaacacatgcaagacaaaaacgctgcaaacttcaaaacacacgcAAGATAAAAATTctgcaaactttaaaacacatgcaagacaaaaACGCTGCAGActttaaaacacatgcaagacaaaaatgctgcaaacttcaaaacacatgcaagacagaaacgctgcaaactttaaaacacatgcaagataaaaatgctgcaaacttcaaaacacatgcaagacaaaaacgctgcaaacttcaaaacacacgcAAGATAAAAATTctgcaaactttaaaacacatgcaagacaaaaacgctgcaaacttcaaaacacaacggaagttcgccaggccactggggggtctcgacctgtgggataggggatatATGGGAGCGCTACCATATGAACCAGAGTGATATGaacgaaagagaagaaagtcagaAGGTAAGTTGTcctcatgtcttttttaaacacttggccgtaatcttttaccttattatagaagagcagcggagttatgtcgctaaTGTTAGCGtgctttcatttaatttaatgttaGCTTTCGCTCGGGGACATCGTCTCCTCATATTGGATACATGGTAAGAGAGATGACAAACCGAGTGCACGGAAAGTACAGAGAGTAAAGGAGATGGCAagggaagagaaaagagaaCAAATTTGAAGAAGAGTAACAGAGGCAATTCCAGGAAGCAGAGACGGGACATTAGGGCAAAATGTGGAGGTGATGAGGAGATGTGGAGAGCATtgaactaataataataatctccaCTTTCCCCTCACAGATGTACTGTCCATTTTGTGGAGAAACCGTGAGAGATTTTGCAgacttttgttttcagtgtgGCAAAAATGTTAAATTTCTTAGTACAATTTGTAATAAGGCAAACAAACCCCCTGAGGAAAGGCCCACCACCAGTGCAGTTCCTGATGCTCAGTCAGGCACTAGTGCAGGTAAACTGAAAATCGTGTTCTTGTAGTCAGTATATCTCAGCAATACTCAGTACATTAAATGTTAGAAATACATTAAATATGAGAATAGTGGGGGTAATAATAAAGTAATTAATTAAGAGTAATTAATGTGCAATTCCTGTATTTTTGACCTTTCAGGAAGCTCAGGTGTTGAGTACTTTTTGAAATTTAGGGCAATaaaagagagggaaagaaagacatTCTTTTCAAAGAACAGAGCAGGgaaggaacagaaacagaaaatagtGAAGGTATGCCATTGCCCACACACAATGACCAACGCAGACTCATGAACTGTAAATGACAGATTCTAtcaattaaatttattttattaatttcattATCTTATCTTTCATCAGATTAATGTTGGCGTTATGAAGATGCACGGGTGCTCTCTTAAGCCTGTGAGAGGGAAGTCTCTTCCCATTGATATTCAGCCTCATTGGTCAGCTGAACAactgctggctgctgctgtaaaaaagcAGAAAGATTTCAACCAGGATATGGAAGATTGTGCTTATGTTTTGTTGTATCCTGATGCTAAAAAAGTTATAAACATCCCGGGATCTGACACCCCTTTCACAGTGCAGAAGTACAAAGAGGAGATTGGAAAGTCCTACCAAAgaattactttttacatttgcaCTGTTAGGGACTTTGCAAACAGCTGTAAGTGCTTCTGACACATCTTCACTCTTGTTTTAAGCTCAACTTTGTTATATGTTAGatttaaatatcacatttttacACCTACATATGATTCTCAGACCAAGATACATTCCAGTCATGATTCTTTTAACTTCCAGGTTTAACTTGTGTGTCATCAGTATAAATATCAGAAAGCCCTTTAGGCCCACTTTAGGCTTGTATTTCCAATACAGTCTTTTTCTTACTACAATGTGGGTTTATTGTGCCACAATACAAAGTTTGAAAGCAAAAGGGGATACCATATGATTCTACCATTTCACCAAATTTATGTAGTGAATTTTAATTAAGTATTTATGGTTGATAGATATTGaagattcaaggattcaaaatAACCTTTACTCACAGGTAAAACTGGGGAGATTAATGCAATTCAACTTCATACCCGTAACAATCAAGATAATTATTGCATTTAGGTTACAGTGGACATTCTTCAAGTGACGATGACAGTGTTGTCCATGTTCGGTTGCCATCTGGAGACAGTCCACTTTCTGACACCTTGGTCAGTTATCATCTGTATGGCATTACACGTTAAGTGAAGTGAATTGATATTTTCGTTTGATGAAATCTGTCATTTCTATGTTGTATGCAGTTGTGGGATGGTCCAGATAATGCTAGCAGTCCAAGAATGGAGAACATTCTGAATGAGTAAAATACAAAACGACAAACAAAACATTGTCCACTTCATATTTTGTTGCTCAGACAGTGCAACGCACAGTGCAGCTACTtaattatttagtttttttttatttccagacCTTTCAGACACACACAACCAGGCTCTGATCAAGTAAGACTTGAATTCATCTACTTAAATGTTGAATGTGTGAACATATTTTCATGAATTCTCCAAGCTAATCACTCAAAATGTAATGTGTACTATTATAGTTACTAAGCCAGTGGCACTGTCATTACATTAACTGCAGTAATTTCTTCGGTTAAATTAGGATGGAGGACAAACCAAAGTCCAGGAACTTCTCAAATCCACCCAGGACCACAACAAAAACTACTATAGGTAAGCTGTGTTGATGGTTACAACCTTTACAGATttgctttttacatttttacatttctaaaTGGAAGTCACTACTTACAAaccaaggaaaaaaaatcccacaaGTATTTTGGGATAttcatatcttttttttaaaatatattttggcatatatatatatatatatatatacatacatacatatgccAAACATACTGGTATTATCTGTTCTAAACCCAATATTCTTTTTAAAGATCATTCATTAGATAtaaatttgaaaatatttacTCAACTGTCCTCTCAATACAGCAACTACACAAATGTGTATGCACCTATCATAGTTGACAGTGACTCAGAGCCAGAGGAACATATGGAGCACTGTGCAGAGGAAAGGTAGTAATTACTAATTAGTATTTTTCTAAATCTTATTTGTGCCTTTATTCTTTGAAATAATAATACACCACATTTTCTTTTACAGCACAGACCATAAGACTGCTGCAGACATTATTTCAGAGCTCTATGCAAAGACTACACAAACGTCTCACAGCAGGTTCAATATCAATAGAGGCAATGTTTGGGACGGAGCGGTCCGAGGCTTCAAACGTGCTTCATTTGACCCATCCAATGAAATATTAGTGAGGTTCACTGACGATGAGGGACAAGCTGAGGATGGACTTGACAATGGTGGTCCCAAGCGTGAGTTCCTGACCCTTCTTATGAACTGCCTAAGAACACGCAGAATCTTTGATGGACCAGAGGACAGGAAATTTATCACACTTGACAGTAAAGGTAATGACCTTATTTCGAGTTTCAGCATCTTCTTCATGAGAATGCGGCAACTGATGTAAATGTAGTTctaatttgacaaaaaaaatctacagcTGCGAAAGATGATGAATACTTCCTTGCTGGGAAGATGATTGCTACTTCCATCGTTCATGGTGGTCCAGGTCCTCGCTTCTTGGCAGAGACGTTTTACCAGTTCCTCACAGGAACAACCACTGACATTGACCCAAAATTGAAGATATCACTGATGACACCATGAGAGCTTCCCTGCTTGAGGTAGGTTGGTATTATTAACAACAACTACTTCAGTCAAGtaaagtattattttttttttaaatgtctaatATTTAATTATGCCCATATCAACTTTTTTCGAACATGTTTTGTTACTATAAAAAATGTCTTCACAAAAGACAATTCTAAATGGCAGAATACAAAAAATCTGATATTCAGTAGgtatgtcgtttttttttttttttaaataaattgccTCACATGGGAGTGTGTCAGCATATTGCTTTCCGTTTACGCTCATTGTTCTCTGCCCTAGATATCCAATGCAGCTACATTAGATGAACTACATTCAGCAGTTGAAAGACATTCCAACATCTTGCTGATTGCTGGTTGCTTTCATTACCCTGTTATTGTGGATGACAAAAAGAAGATGATAAAAGATTTTATGCGGTGGTACAAAATTTACCGCAACTATTTCTCAATACAAAGGTATGTCTCCCTAATTTGAACAAAGTTAAAGATgttcattaattttttttttcaagtcatATATTAGTCAAAGAGATGAATACAGGGTCAGAATGTAACAGTAGTCATCAGCCAAATGAGCAAGAGGCTGGTAGAATTACTTCACTCAAGTCaacaaaaaattttaaatttgTGTAGCTGTCAAAACTTTCAGTGACCATTTGGCGCGCGAgtcagtttcagactctgggtGAATATGCAAGATCACTTGGTGTAAAAGATTAGAAGATTAAATGTACTGCCAAATCATGTTCATGTATGGTGGAtggaactgctcctttaaaATGCTTCCATTGCCAGCATCATTGAGGTGATGATTGCTCTAATTGTTTTCTAGATTCAAGGATGGGCTTTCGACACTGGGTGTCATGTACGCTTTGGAGCAGCATGCATCTGTATTCAGGCCCTTCATGTGCGCAAGTGCAGAGAAGCTGACATCTGCAACACTACAGGAAATCTTTGAGGTTCAGCTCAGTGAAAAGGGCAGCACAAGACGGCATGAAGAAACCAGAGTACTAGGATTCTGGAGAGACTATCTCCTTGGCACAGAAggtttatttttattagaacatttattatttttaccaTTTTCTGTTTATATCAGTCGTATTGTAATGTTTAACTTAACTCAATACTTCTCCTTTTTTCAGAACAACAAACAGGGCTCTCTCTCCCGGACATCCTGATGTTTGCCACAGGATTAAACACACTGCCTCCCTCTGGAATTCAGCCACAACCCAAACTGATTTTTCAGTCAACATCTCGGTTTCCGGTCAGCAGCACCTGTGCGAACACAATCAAAATACCAATGTCCAAGACATATGATGAGTTTCAAACAGACATGGACTTTGGGATACAAAACTCCCCTGGTTTTGGACTCCATTGAAATTGGAATTTCAAGTATGGtatcagaaaagaaaaattagGCTGTTGACCTATAATGTTTacagttgcagagtccattttgaAAGTTGTTCCATGAAAGCTGTGGTACTTTGTTTTGGTTGTTTGATACAAAGACTGAATGTTGCACTCACATTACATATCAGCCATGTTCTTCAGTCTTATGTAGTTTTCCACACAGGACTCCCATGTTAATGGCTGCATCAGACCACTCCGTCTCTGTAAGTCCTCAAAGTGTGCCTGGAGATGGTCATCGCCACATGGACTGCAGGTTGTCTCTATTCTAAACTGGCCAAATTCCTCCTGTGAGAATGTGAACCCACAGTCATTTCCACCGAACCTGGGGGTTACATATGCACTGTACGTcagttcatatatatatttagtttttttcagtcAACTGGCAACTTGTATTGTTTTATGTTATAGCCAGTTTTATTACTGAATTGTActtgaaatgtgaaaataaacaaCTGTCACACTGCTTAGTAGAGATTATTAGAGTAATGGGTAGCATGAGATGAATACATGACTGAATATTCATTGTTGGGGAAAAATATTGTGAAAGCTACTCAACAGGCAAAATAATTTAACTACAGGCAGTAACTACACGTTAAtttgacaaatatatatattttttaaagacatatcacataaaaacaaacctgtgAGGCAGGTAGTACATGACATCTGGTTTACCAGACGGACAACGAGACTGCTTAACAGGTCTGATAGTATGTGTGTTCCATCTTTCCCTGCATTCGTCAAGGTGCCTTTGTAGCACACCCATGAACACAAACCGCACTAGACATGTGTGCTCATGACTCCCACTGAAGAGATGTCTCTCTTTCAGATCATTCATCAGGTCCATCCAGAACTGAGACCTGCAACAGACTAGAATTAGAGCTGTCATTCATTTTAGGTTTACATTTACATGTAATGCGATTGAAAATTTACATTTCAGTAACTGCAATAACATTAACTAGgagcacaaaaataaaaataattgttGATGACCAAACCTCTGTTTTCGGAAGTATGACCACCAACTTTCTATTCGTTGGTTTGCTGTTGAGGAGCCATACATATGACTGGCTGCCCCAGCAAAATCATCAGTGTGTGATGATCTTAAAGCACAATGGATTGCCACCATTGTGCCATTCTCAGTGCCACAGTCCGTGCGAAGCCGCATTGGTATGATCCCACATTCTGAGACACATCGTAGATAGTTTTGAGCAATCACTCCTGGATTGTTGTTGCTTGCTTGACACACCAACCACAGTACTTTGCGAGAGTAGCCATCTATACAGCCACTAATTGCCAAGCCATAGGGCTTTAATTTGTCATAACCATCAATGTGCCAGACATGGTTTGGTCCATGGGAGCTGTAAACTCTTCTTACAAATCTCCGTCTTGCACGCAATTCTACTCCAGACGGATCAAGCTCGTTCAACAAAGTCATAACATGATCCCTTCTCACTGTCAGATAGTACTTCTGGCGCAGTGTGAGCCACATCAAACGGTAGCCATAATGCCGACCTGGTCCCTTTAGCTCTTCTTTGATGGCAGCACGTACCGTAACAAGAGGAGTGTAATTTTTCTGCCTGAACAGTGAAAAACTTTTTAATTTACTATTCAGAGAGCGAAGGCTCAATTTAACATTGTGAATTGTTGCCAGGAAATCCAAAATTTCTTTGTTGCTGTAGCCATCATGGAAGTACTTTTTAATCAGATCCTCCTCTGTGGGGCTGTCCAATGTTGAACCTGACAAACAACGGGAGAAAAGGAgaatacattttcaaaaaggACAGGCTGAGTCAAATCAGATATGGGTTGTTACAGCTCAGTTACATAGAGTTTGTCTATATAGTGTAGATCCCTAATCTTGGgttgttacattacattatcacACTAAAAAATACTGGTTTATCATGGAAAAAGCCATGTTTGGGCATCTTGAAAAGTGTGGCATGTTAAACCAAGAGTACATCAAGTATACTCACCATTGTCTTCAGCTTGTGCCAAGAACTGTACATTTTTGCCACATGAGTGACAGAACACGTGAACTGTCCCCAGATCTTGGCTGCAGAAAGGGCAAAACATGGCAGCCTGGAAAAATAGACAATGATATGCTATGATGAATCCAATCAGTCAATTTAATTTCAAAATTGCATATTGATCATTACTAAATAAAGAGAGAGGGCACTTTGTCACCtttctgtgctttttatttaatcttacTCTTACTCTTCAAATTTGttctcttttctcttccctTGCCATCTCCTTTACTCTCTGTACTTTCCGTGCACTCGGTTTGTCATCTCTCTTACCATGTATCCAATATGAGGAGACGATGTCCCCGAGCGAAAGCtaacattaaattaaatgaaagcaCGCTAACAttagcgacataactccgctgctcttctataataaggtaaaagattacggccaagtgtttaaaaaagacatgaggACAACTTACCTtctgactttcttctctttcgttCATATCACTCTGGTTCATATGGTAGCGCTCCCATatatcccctatcccacaggtcgagaccccccagtggcctggcgaacttccgttgtgttttgaagtctgCAGCGTTTtggtcttgcatgtgttttgaagtttgcagcatttttatcttgcatgtgttttggagtttgcagcgtttttgtcttgcatgtgttttgaagtttgcagcatttttatcttgcatgtgttttaaagtttgcagcgtttctgtcttgcatgtgtttcggggtttgcagcgcgtgtgctccggtcgtttttgttattgccgcatttttctcttgcagcattttactgttggatttgtttcgccgtttgcagcgcgtttgcacgtgtcggccaccgtagttGACAGAAGGTCAAATCTGTCAACCCTGATTGGACACCATCCAGTTTAGTTTCGAGGGAAGTTAAGGCCGATTTAAACTCGGCGGAGAGGGCTGTTTTGTGCTCTgcttttagattagattagattcaactttattatCATTGCACAGAGTACAGGTACTGAGACAACGAAATGCAGTTTAGCATCTAACCAGAAGTGCAAAAAGCAGTTAAAGTGCAGAGTATGTGCATATGTAAAGTGTAGTAGtgaataaatacaaatgtaGAATGAAAAGGTAGAATGGAATAAGTACAATGAATTACACTGTGAGGTAGTATGGAATAAATGGAATGAGGTAGtatgaaataaatacaattaatACAATACGAAGTGAATACACTATAGTGGGATAATACAGTACTAACAGTTCAGTGCAAGTGTAACCGttgtctgcgttgtgttaagcTTTTTTGAAGAAGGACCGACACTCTTAACTTCAGGACTGGACTTTTATTGCCTGAATATTGATAAAGCATACGACTGGTCAGCTCATGGTCAAGCACAGCACTCGTTCGGCACAGCATGGGCTCAATCCTCGTGCACTGGCTTGTGTACAACAACAAcaggtaaaaataaatatataaacaaaaacacatgtacCTGAATATTGATAAAGCATACGACTGGTCAGCTCACGGTCAAGCACAGCACTCGTTCGGCACAGCTTAATGAGAGAAAGTTAGCAAGTTTAGCTTAGCCTTCAAGCCAAGATCGCTAACATTACATTAcaagataaaaacacatttagtcaAATGCAATGTTGTTGCCATCTTACTGAGCATGAtacacaaataataataatgctaacTGCATTATTACATTAAATACAGTTTCCATATAACGCTGTGCTTTGTGTAACAACCTTACCATGGGCTCAATCCTCGTGCACTGGCACTGCGCATGTGTCACAGCCCATATTTATGTACTAAGGAGAGCCCTGCCGACCAGTGAGCATCCAAGATACATGAACAACAGCAAATATGATTGGCAGTCACTGTGGAAGTGGAATCAACACTATACACCCGTTACACAAGGTTCAGTGGCTGAGGGGGTTTGTGTGGCGGTTTTCACCACCCTCTTAAGTGATCTCTGGTCCGCGACAGAGCAGCTACCATACCACACCGAGATGCAGTTGGTGAGGATGCTCTCGATGGTGCAGCGGTAGAAGTTCACCAGGATCTGAGGAGACAGATGGGCCTTCTTGAGtctcctcaggaagaagagacggtgTGCCTTCTTGACCAGAGTTGAGGTGTTGAGAGACCAAGAGAGGTCCCCAAAGATGTGGACACCCAGGAACTTGAAGCTGGTGACACGCTCAACCTCCGTCCCGTTGATAAGGATGGGGGTGTGTGTGCCACTCTTCTTCCTGAAGTCCACAATGAGCTCTTTGGTCTTCTTGGTGTTGAGGGCCAGGTTGTTGTCAGCACACCACTCTGCCAGATGCTGAACCTCTTCTCTGTACGCCGCCTCATCGTTGTTGCTGATGAGGCCCACCATCGTTGTGTCGTCAGCAAACTTGACAATGGTGTTGGAACCATGTACAGGTGTGCAGTCGTAGGTGAA
The Odontesthes bonariensis isolate fOdoBon6 chromosome 3, fOdoBon6.hap1, whole genome shotgun sequence DNA segment above includes these coding regions:
- the LOC142377030 gene encoding G2/M phase-specific E3 ubiquitin-protein ligase-like, with translation MQLWDGPDNASSPRMENILNEPFRHTQPGSDQDGGQTKVQELLKSTQDHNKNYYSNYTNVYAPIIVDSDSEPEEHMEHCAEESTDHKTAADIISELYAKTTQTSHSRFNINRGNVWDGAVRGFKRASFDPSNEILVRFTDDEGQAEDGLDNGGPKREFLTLLMNCLRTRRIFDGPEDRKFITLDSKAAKDDEYFLAGKMIATSIVHGGPGPRFLAETFYQFLTGTTTDIDPKLKISLMTP